The following proteins are co-located in the Streptomyces sp. NBC_01198 genome:
- a CDS encoding tRNA adenosine deaminase-associated protein has protein sequence MYFAALLARTEDGWHASEPDLDNVETLADLSDLARAAGDEEETVLVFIEQEDAWFGVIRVDGEEDPRIYVSDAAAAARSSYGEILLTDEVLGRDPEDLDDLVDLDGTEDGETDDDEDAMAGPSEDHVPTGPLGETDLLADLGMSTGELLALSGDGALTGEALGEIAEALGCADVLEAVR, from the coding sequence GTGTACTTCGCCGCACTGCTCGCGCGCACCGAGGACGGTTGGCACGCGAGCGAACCCGATCTCGACAATGTGGAAACCCTCGCCGATCTGAGCGATCTGGCCCGCGCGGCCGGCGACGAGGAGGAAACGGTTCTGGTCTTCATCGAGCAGGAGGACGCCTGGTTCGGCGTCATCCGGGTCGACGGTGAAGAGGATCCCAGGATCTACGTGTCCGACGCGGCAGCCGCCGCCCGCAGCTCGTACGGAGAGATCCTGCTCACGGACGAGGTGCTGGGCCGCGACCCGGAGGACCTCGATGACCTGGTCGACCTCGACGGCACCGAGGACGGCGAGACCGACGACGACGAGGACGCCATGGCGGGCCCCTCGGAAGACCATGTGCCGACCGGCCCGCTCGGCGAGACCGATCTGCTGGCGGACCTCGGGATGAGCACCGGGGAGCTGCTGGCACTCAGCGGCGACGGCGCGCTCACCGGCGAGGCGCTGGGCGAGATCGCCGAGGCGCTGGGTTGTGCCGACGTGCTGGAGGCGGTCCGCTGA
- a CDS encoding J-domain-containing protein, which produces MTERKPPGVSFETWADKQIRDAERRGEFAALPGAGKPLPSLDAPYDEMWWIRRKMQQEGLSALPPSLVLRKEAEDAMEAVARAATEAQVRRIVGTINDKLREALRRPPEGPPLGRGLFDVEQVVADWRAARAEEAAAAAEAVEAAEAAARAAGPAADGEPARGGWGRLFRRRRSA; this is translated from the coding sequence ATGACCGAACGCAAGCCGCCCGGTGTCTCCTTCGAGACCTGGGCCGACAAGCAGATCCGCGACGCCGAGCGCCGCGGGGAATTCGCGGCACTGCCGGGGGCCGGCAAGCCGCTGCCGTCGCTGGACGCGCCCTATGACGAGATGTGGTGGATCCGCCGCAAGATGCAGCAGGAGGGCCTGTCCGCGCTGCCGCCGTCGCTGGTGCTGCGCAAGGAGGCCGAAGACGCCATGGAGGCCGTCGCGCGGGCGGCCACCGAGGCGCAGGTGCGGCGGATCGTCGGGACGATCAACGACAAGCTGAGGGAGGCGCTGCGGCGCCCGCCCGAGGGCCCGCCGCTGGGCCGCGGGCTCTTCGACGTCGAGCAGGTCGTCGCGGACTGGCGGGCCGCCAGGGCGGAGGAGGCGGCGGCTGCGGCCGAGGCAGTTGAGGCGGCGGAGGCGGCGGCCCGCGCCGCGGGGCCCGCCGCGGACGGGGAGCCCGCGCGGGGCGGCTGGGGACGGCTGTTCCGCAGGCGCCGCTCGGCCTGA
- a CDS encoding Dabb family protein: MIRHLVLFKLNEGVTRDEPRVVDGARGFAELGGLVPEVESWECGWNVSDRAVAYDFAINSSVADTGALVRYLEHPAHQAAVAPWAEFATWVIADYEI; the protein is encoded by the coding sequence ATGATCCGGCATCTGGTGCTGTTCAAGCTCAACGAGGGCGTCACGCGGGACGAACCCCGGGTGGTGGACGGGGCTCGGGGGTTCGCCGAGCTCGGCGGGCTGGTGCCCGAGGTCGAGTCCTGGGAGTGCGGGTGGAACGTCAGCGACCGGGCGGTCGCCTACGACTTCGCGATCAACTCCTCGGTCGCGGACACTGGCGCGCTGGTCCGGTACCTGGAGCATCCCGCGCACCAGGCGGCCGTCGCGCCCTGGGCCGAATTCGCCACCTGGGTGATCGCGGACTACGAGATCTGA
- the upp gene encoding uracil phosphoribosyltransferase: MRLHVVDHPLVAHKLTTLRDERTDSPTFRRLADELVTLLAYEATRDVRTEQVDIRTPVAPTTGVRLSHPRPLVVPILRAGLGMLDGMVRLLPTAEVGFLGMVRDEQTLEATTYATRMPDDLSGRQVYVVDPMLATGGTLVAAINLLIELGADDVTALCLLAAPEGVELMERKLAGKPVTVVTAAVDERLNERGFIVPGLGDAGDRLYGTVG; encoded by the coding sequence ATGCGTCTCCACGTTGTCGACCACCCGCTGGTCGCGCACAAGCTCACCACCCTGCGCGACGAGCGCACCGACTCACCGACCTTCCGCCGGCTCGCGGACGAGCTGGTGACCCTGCTCGCCTACGAGGCCACGCGCGACGTCAGGACCGAGCAGGTCGACATCCGCACGCCTGTCGCACCGACGACCGGGGTGCGGCTGTCGCACCCGCGGCCGCTGGTGGTGCCGATCCTGCGCGCCGGGCTCGGCATGCTCGACGGCATGGTGCGGCTGCTGCCCACCGCCGAGGTCGGCTTCCTGGGCATGGTCCGCGACGAGCAGACGCTGGAGGCGACGACGTACGCCACCCGGATGCCCGACGACCTGTCCGGCCGGCAGGTCTACGTGGTCGACCCGATGCTGGCCACCGGCGGCACCCTGGTGGCGGCCATCAACCTGCTGATCGAGCTGGGCGCCGACGACGTCACGGCGCTGTGCCTGCTCGCCGCCCCCGAGGGCGTGGAACTGATGGAGCGCAAGCTGGCGGGCAAGCCGGTCACCGTGGTCACCGCGGCGGTGGACGAGCGGCTCAACGAGCGCGGGTTCATCGTCCCGGGCCTCGGCGACGCGGGCGACCGCCTCTACGGCACGGTCGGCTGA
- a CDS encoding LytR C-terminal domain-containing protein, with translation MRRPRKRGRIVTALVASVVVLGLFGWGALQLFHVFNGDDGDTKANAAPQSRPCVPAVSASPALKPMALPQPAGVTMNIYNATVRGGLAKSTADELAKRGFRVGKFGNASAPYDKKVTQSALIVAGPAAEAAAREAGTQVAGSAVKIDPTRKDKTIDLMIGSAFRSLATPADAAKARIVAANPPPAKPVCAASTPAAR, from the coding sequence ATGCGACGACCCAGAAAACGCGGCCGTATCGTGACCGCGCTCGTCGCCTCGGTCGTCGTGCTTGGCCTGTTCGGCTGGGGCGCGCTGCAGCTCTTCCACGTCTTCAACGGTGACGACGGCGACACCAAGGCCAACGCGGCCCCGCAGAGTCGGCCGTGCGTGCCGGCCGTGTCGGCCTCGCCCGCGCTGAAGCCGATGGCGCTGCCGCAGCCGGCCGGCGTGACGATGAACATCTACAACGCCACCGTCCGGGGCGGCCTCGCCAAGTCCACCGCCGACGAGCTGGCCAAACGCGGCTTCAGGGTGGGCAAGTTCGGCAACGCCTCGGCGCCCTACGACAAGAAGGTCACCCAGTCGGCGCTGATCGTGGCGGGCCCCGCCGCGGAGGCCGCCGCCCGGGAGGCCGGCACCCAAGTGGCGGGATCGGCGGTGAAAATCGACCCGACACGTAAGGACAAGACCATCGATCTGATGATCGGTTCGGCATTCAGGTCACTGGCCACCCCGGCGGACGCGGCCAAGGCGCGGATCGTCGCGGCCAACCCGCCGCCGGCGAAGCCCGTCTGCGCCGCCTCGACTCCCGCCGCCCGCTGA
- a CDS encoding RNA polymerase sigma factor SigF, which yields MSVQVGSPKVLRTTDAPHDALHGEAIDTRTLSRSLFLRLAEVPVDSPERTYVRDTLIELNLPLVRYAAARFRSRNEPMEDIVQVGTIGLIKAIDRFDCERGVEFPTFAMPTIVGEVKRFFRDTSWSVRVPRRLQELRLALTKASDELSQRLDRSPTVAELALCLGVTEEDVVDGLAVGNAYTASSLDSPPPEDDGSEGTLADRLGYEDAALEGVEYRESLKPLLAQLPPRERQIIMLRFFANMTQSQIGEEVGISQMHVSRLLTRTLAQLREGLTTEG from the coding sequence ATGTCCGTACAGGTGGGCAGTCCCAAGGTGCTCCGTACCACCGACGCACCGCACGATGCTCTTCACGGCGAGGCCATCGACACCCGTACGCTGTCCCGCTCGCTCTTCCTGCGCCTCGCGGAAGTGCCGGTGGACAGCCCGGAACGCACCTACGTACGCGACACGCTGATCGAGCTGAACCTCCCGCTCGTGCGTTACGCGGCGGCCCGCTTCCGCAGCCGCAACGAGCCGATGGAGGACATCGTCCAGGTCGGCACGATCGGCCTGATCAAGGCCATCGACCGCTTCGACTGCGAACGCGGGGTGGAATTCCCCACCTTCGCGATGCCGACGATCGTCGGCGAGGTGAAGCGGTTCTTCCGCGACACCTCCTGGTCGGTACGGGTGCCTCGGCGGCTCCAGGAGCTGCGGCTGGCCCTCACCAAGGCCAGCGACGAGCTGTCCCAGCGGCTCGACCGCTCGCCGACCGTGGCGGAGCTCGCCCTGTGCCTCGGCGTGACCGAGGAGGACGTGGTCGACGGCCTGGCCGTGGGCAACGCCTACACGGCCAGCTCGCTGGACTCCCCGCCGCCCGAGGACGACGGCAGCGAGGGCACGCTCGCCGACCGGCTCGGGTATGAGGACGCCGCTCTCGAAGGCGTCGAGTACCGCGAGTCGCTGAAGCCGCTGCTGGCCCAACTGCCACCGCGCGAGCGTCAGATCATCATGCTGCGCTTCTTCGCGAACATGACGCAGTCGCAGATCGGCGAGGAGGTCGGCATCTCCCAGATGCACGTCTCCCGGCTGCTGACCCGCACGCTGGCGCAACTGCGTGAGGGCCTGACCACCGAGGGATGA
- a CDS encoding type II toxin-antitoxin system VapB family antitoxin, giving the protein MIFKRIGSTRPYPDHGRVSTREWADVAPRPVRLDQLVTTKGQLDLETLLAEDSTFYGDLFAHVVKWQGDLYLEDGLHRAVRAALQQRQVLHARVLEMD; this is encoded by the coding sequence GTGATCTTCAAGCGCATCGGAAGCACTCGGCCGTACCCGGACCACGGCCGGGTGAGTACGCGTGAGTGGGCGGACGTCGCCCCCCGACCCGTGCGGCTGGACCAGTTGGTGACCACCAAGGGACAGCTCGACCTGGAGACGCTGCTCGCCGAGGACTCCACCTTCTATGGCGATCTCTTCGCACATGTCGTCAAATGGCAGGGTGATCTCTATCTGGAAGACGGCCTGCACCGGGCGGTACGCGCCGCGCTGCAGCAGCGTCAAGTGCTCCACGCCCGGGTCCTGGAGATGGACTGA
- a CDS encoding RNA polymerase sigma factor SigF, whose protein sequence is MPARTASTTYPRARTRTPSTNAADARALTQVLFEQIRTLEPGTAEHSRVRAALIEVNLPLVRYAAARFRSRNEPMEDVVQVGTIGLINAIDRFDPERGVQFPTFAMPTVVGEIKRYFRDNVRTVHVPRRLHELWVQVSGAIEDLTVMHGRSPTTAEIAERLKLSEDEVLACLEAGRAYHATSLEAAQEGDGAPGLLDRLGYEDPALSGVEHRDLVRHLLVQLPERERRILLLRYFGNLTQSQISAELGVSQMHVSRLLSRSFARLRSANQLEA, encoded by the coding sequence GTGCCGGCCCGTACGGCGTCAACGACGTATCCCCGCGCACGGACGCGTACCCCGAGCACCAACGCGGCGGACGCACGGGCACTGACCCAGGTGCTGTTCGAACAGATCCGCACACTGGAACCCGGCACCGCCGAGCACTCCCGGGTCCGGGCGGCACTGATCGAGGTCAACCTGCCACTGGTGCGGTACGCCGCGGCCCGCTTCCGCAGCCGCAACGAGCCGATGGAGGACGTCGTCCAGGTCGGCACGATCGGCCTGATCAACGCCATCGACCGGTTCGACCCGGAACGCGGGGTGCAGTTCCCGACCTTCGCGATGCCGACCGTGGTCGGCGAGATCAAACGATACTTCCGCGACAACGTGCGGACCGTGCACGTACCGCGCCGGCTGCACGAGCTGTGGGTGCAGGTCAGCGGCGCGATCGAGGACCTGACCGTGATGCACGGCAGGTCCCCCACCACCGCCGAGATCGCCGAGCGGCTGAAGCTTTCCGAGGACGAGGTGCTGGCCTGCCTGGAGGCGGGACGGGCCTATCACGCGACCTCGCTGGAGGCCGCCCAGGAGGGCGACGGGGCGCCCGGGCTGCTCGACCGGCTCGGTTACGAGGACCCCGCGCTGTCCGGCGTGGAGCACCGCGACCTGGTCCGGCATCTTCTGGTGCAGCTTCCCGAGCGGGAACGCCGCATCCTGTTGCTGCGCTACTTCGGCAACCTGACGCAGTCCCAGATCAGCGCTGAACTGGGGGTTTCCCAGATGCACGTGTCCCGGCTGCTGTCCCGCAGCTTTGCCCGGCTGAGGTCCGCAAACCAGCTCGAAGCGTAA
- a CDS encoding LysR family transcriptional regulator encodes MELRQLRTFEAVVREGSVTDAAVALGLAPSSVSQAVRTLERSLGVQLFVRDPRGMRPTSAGEQLLVWAARLLDQAEQARREVVAADAAAREVTRVRLGALESIAAELVPAILARLAARRPGLRVEVRSDPSRDALLAAVGAGELDAALVLDTGSALGDLGFPLPSVGPLDFVDLDPVPLVLVGSPAHPHAGAPALAPADFDGHRLLVNTASSCSFALTAAKIFGPAVERVQAGSVAVMRAWARQGVGMALLPAFAVTPDLAAGTLVALHLPLPTLHLRLTWSPSDPTPPATRALLYAAAT; translated from the coding sequence ATGGAACTGCGCCAGCTGCGGACCTTCGAGGCCGTCGTCCGCGAGGGCAGCGTCACGGACGCCGCCGTCGCCCTCGGCCTGGCCCCCTCGTCGGTGTCCCAGGCGGTACGCACCCTGGAGCGGTCGCTGGGCGTGCAGCTCTTCGTCCGCGACCCGCGCGGCATGCGCCCCACGTCCGCCGGCGAGCAGCTGCTGGTCTGGGCCGCGCGGCTGCTCGACCAGGCCGAGCAGGCCCGCCGCGAGGTGGTCGCCGCCGATGCCGCGGCCCGCGAGGTGACCAGGGTGCGGCTCGGAGCGCTGGAGTCGATCGCCGCCGAGCTCGTCCCCGCGATCCTGGCCAGGCTCGCAGCCCGGCGCCCCGGGCTGCGGGTCGAGGTCCGCTCCGACCCCTCGCGCGACGCGCTGCTCGCCGCGGTGGGGGCCGGCGAGCTCGACGCGGCGCTGGTGCTGGACACCGGGAGCGCCCTCGGCGACCTGGGCTTCCCCCTCCCCTCGGTCGGCCCGCTGGACTTCGTCGACCTCGACCCGGTCCCGCTGGTCCTGGTCGGCTCCCCGGCCCACCCGCACGCCGGCGCGCCCGCCCTGGCCCCTGCGGACTTCGACGGGCACCGGCTGCTGGTCAATACCGCGTCGTCCTGCTCCTTCGCGCTCACCGCCGCCAAGATCTTCGGCCCGGCCGTCGAACGCGTCCAGGCCGGCAGCGTCGCCGTCATGCGGGCCTGGGCCAGGCAGGGCGTGGGCATGGCCCTGCTGCCCGCCTTCGCGGTGACCCCCGATCTGGCCGCCGGCACGTTGGTCGCCCTGCACCTCCCCCTCCCGACCCTCCACCTCCGCCTGACCTGGTCCCCCTCCGACCCGACCCCGCCCGCCACCCGCGCCCTCCTCTACGCGGCCGCCACGTAG
- the pip gene encoding prolyl aminopeptidase, translating to MDAEPYNHGMLDVGDGDLVYWEECGNPQGKPALVVHGGPGSGCTPGHRTLFDPRAYRAVLFDQRNCGRSLPHASDPATDLARNTTDHLIADMELLRRHLGIERWLLMGGSWGSTLILAYAQRHPERVTEIVINGVTTTRRAEIDWLYRGVGRFFPGEWERFRAGAGGPDVAPQDVVAAYAALAGHPDAAVRERATADWCAWEDAVLSLEPSGSPRPYSDRPSAARLAMVRITSHYFSHAAWLPEGALIDGAPRLAGIPGALFHGRLDLSTPVDTAYHLVRGWPDARLTVVADSGHKGSATMSANVRAALAAYATR from the coding sequence ATGGATGCTGAGCCCTACAACCACGGGATGCTGGACGTCGGCGACGGCGATCTCGTGTACTGGGAGGAGTGCGGCAACCCCCAGGGCAAGCCCGCGCTCGTCGTGCACGGCGGCCCCGGCTCGGGCTGCACGCCGGGCCACCGCACCCTCTTCGACCCGCGGGCCTACCGAGCCGTGCTGTTCGACCAGCGCAACTGCGGCCGCAGCCTGCCGCACGCCTCGGATCCGGCGACGGACCTGGCCCGCAACACCACCGACCACCTCATCGCCGACATGGAGCTGCTCCGCCGCCACCTCGGGATCGAGCGCTGGCTGCTGATGGGCGGCTCGTGGGGTTCGACACTGATCCTGGCGTACGCGCAGCGGCACCCCGAGCGGGTCACCGAGATCGTGATCAACGGTGTGACGACCACCCGCCGCGCGGAGATCGACTGGCTCTACCGCGGAGTGGGCCGGTTCTTCCCCGGCGAGTGGGAGCGTTTCCGCGCCGGGGCCGGCGGCCCCGACGTGGCGCCGCAGGACGTCGTGGCGGCCTACGCGGCACTGGCCGGGCACCCCGACGCGGCCGTACGCGAGCGGGCCACCGCGGACTGGTGCGCCTGGGAGGACGCGGTGCTGTCACTGGAGCCGAGCGGCAGCCCGCGCCCGTACAGCGACCGGCCCTCCGCCGCGCGGCTGGCGATGGTGCGGATCACCAGCCACTACTTCTCGCACGCGGCCTGGCTGCCGGAGGGCGCCCTGATCGACGGCGCCCCCCGGCTGGCCGGCATCCCCGGCGCCCTCTTCCACGGCAGGCTGGACCTGAGCACGCCGGTCGACACCGCCTACCACCTCGTACGCGGTTGGCCGGACGCCCGGCTGACGGTGGTGGCCGACTCCGGTCACAAGGGCAGCGCGACGATGAGCGCGAACGTCCGTGCGGCCCTGGCCGCGTACGCCACGCGGTAG
- a CDS encoding DUF5949 family protein yields the protein MTQTNTASDTSLMNRLGTLVVIPWAGEHQDDGRDMAFLMAYTLGDGVAGREGSEAAALIVAKEAGLPVGGAVLDVAQVPKSPVKVLVEGGKAVLTMPYLHVACPVPEQWVTAARDRGTVYVILASRPWPEAVPGRAVTEAALQAFAADEAVLGTAAHCLVPVGTLS from the coding sequence ATGACCCAGACCAATACCGCGTCCGACACGTCACTGATGAACCGCCTGGGCACCCTCGTGGTGATCCCGTGGGCCGGCGAACACCAGGATGACGGCCGCGACATGGCATTCCTGATGGCTTATACCCTCGGTGACGGCGTGGCGGGCCGCGAGGGCTCGGAGGCCGCCGCCCTGATCGTCGCGAAGGAGGCGGGGCTGCCGGTCGGCGGCGCGGTCCTCGATGTGGCCCAGGTGCCGAAGTCCCCGGTGAAGGTGCTGGTCGAAGGCGGCAAGGCGGTCCTGACGATGCCGTATCTGCATGTGGCCTGCCCCGTGCCCGAGCAGTGGGTCACGGCCGCGCGCGACCGCGGCACGGTCTACGTCATCCTGGCCAGCCGGCCGTGGCCCGAGGCCGTACCCGGCCGGGCGGTCACCGAGGCCGCGCTGCAGGCCTTCGCGGCGGACGAGGCCGTCCTCGGCACGGCCGCGCACTGCCTGGTGCCGGTGGGCACGCTCAGCTGA
- a CDS encoding nucleoside deaminase produces MRLALAEAEHAPLTGDVPVGAVVLSADGTTVLARARNEREATGDPTAHAEVLAIRRAAAATGQWRLTGCTLVVTLEPCPMCAGAIVQSRLDRVVYAALDPKGGAAGSLWDLIRDRRLNHRPEVIPGVLATPAAALLTHFFRTTAP; encoded by the coding sequence ATGCGGCTGGCCCTGGCGGAGGCGGAACACGCCCCGCTCACCGGCGACGTCCCGGTGGGCGCGGTCGTGCTGTCCGCGGACGGCACGACCGTGCTCGCCCGTGCCCGCAACGAACGCGAGGCCACCGGCGACCCGACCGCCCACGCCGAGGTGCTGGCCATCCGGCGCGCCGCCGCGGCCACCGGCCAGTGGCGGCTGACCGGCTGCACCCTGGTGGTCACCCTCGAACCGTGCCCGATGTGCGCGGGCGCCATCGTGCAGTCCCGCCTCGACCGCGTCGTCTACGCGGCCCTCGACCCCAAGGGCGGCGCGGCCGGCTCCCTGTGGGACCTGATCCGCGACCGCCGCCTCAACCACCGCCCCGAGGTCATCCCCGGCGTCCTCGCCACGCCCGCCGCCGCCCTCCTGACCCACTTCTTCCGCACGACCGCCCCGTAA
- a CDS encoding MFS transporter, translating to MPGMSPDRKPYALLGIALGYFMVLLDMTVLSVAEPDLSRSLGGSVAGLQWAVTGYTVAFGALLLSAGAAADRFGAHRLFRGGVAVFGAGSLLCAAAPELWTLVVLRAVLGVAAAACVPSSMALITRLYPDPAGRARAVAVWAAVSGAALAAGPIAGGLLVGLGGWRAVFLVNVPIAALTLALVSGSALHCPAAPDRRIDRTGQVLACAALALGTDALIALGGRHWAHTAWSCAAAVATGVLFGIRERRSTSPVLSRAVLRAPGMAAMLLAGAAVGFTLTGALFVLPLLLQQRLGYSAVGTGLAFLPMTLPTAFNPLLTGRIVARTGPRGPVLAGLCLLAAGAAAMGAVVWTGAPYALLAAGLAAAGFGVSFALPALTTAVITLAPDGSAGAAGGLFNALRQLGATLGVAVLGAFVTVAMHRGEGRADHGVAEALLLAAAVCAAAATVAVAGRRARREVAVPVLEPVRR from the coding sequence ATGCCTGGCATGTCCCCCGACCGGAAACCGTACGCGCTGCTCGGCATCGCGCTCGGCTACTTCATGGTGCTCCTCGACATGACCGTTCTGTCGGTCGCGGAACCCGACCTGTCCCGCTCGCTCGGCGGCTCGGTGGCCGGGCTGCAGTGGGCGGTGACCGGCTACACCGTCGCCTTCGGCGCGCTGCTGCTGTCCGCTGGGGCGGCCGCCGACCGCTTCGGCGCGCACCGGCTCTTCCGCGGCGGTGTCGCCGTCTTCGGCGCCGGATCGCTGCTGTGCGCGGCGGCCCCGGAGCTGTGGACGCTGGTCGTGCTGCGCGCGGTGCTCGGCGTCGCGGCGGCGGCCTGCGTGCCCAGTTCCATGGCGCTGATCACCCGGCTCTACCCGGATCCGGCCGGGCGGGCCCGTGCGGTCGCGGTGTGGGCCGCGGTCAGCGGGGCCGCGCTCGCCGCCGGGCCGATCGCCGGCGGGCTGCTGGTGGGCCTGGGGGGCTGGCGGGCGGTCTTCCTCGTCAACGTGCCGATCGCCGCGCTCACCCTCGCCCTGGTGTCGGGAAGCGCGCTGCACTGCCCTGCCGCGCCCGACCGGCGCATCGACCGCACGGGGCAGGTGCTCGCCTGCGCCGCCCTGGCGCTGGGCACGGACGCGCTGATCGCCCTGGGCGGGCGGCACTGGGCGCACACCGCGTGGTCCTGCGCCGCGGCCGTCGCCACGGGTGTGCTGTTCGGGATACGGGAGCGGCGCAGCACCTCCCCCGTGCTGTCCAGGGCGGTACTGCGGGCGCCGGGCATGGCGGCGATGCTGCTGGCCGGTGCGGCGGTCGGCTTCACGCTGACCGGCGCGCTGTTCGTGCTGCCGCTGCTGCTGCAGCAGCGCCTCGGCTACAGCGCGGTCGGCACCGGGCTGGCCTTCCTGCCGATGACGCTGCCGACGGCCTTCAACCCGCTGCTGACCGGCCGCATCGTCGCCCGCACCGGCCCGCGCGGACCGGTGCTCGCCGGGCTGTGCCTGCTGGCCGCCGGGGCCGCCGCCATGGGCGCCGTCGTGTGGACCGGGGCGCCCTACGCGCTGCTCGCGGCGGGTCTGGCCGCGGCCGGCTTCGGCGTCTCCTTCGCGCTGCCCGCCCTCACCACCGCGGTCATCACGCTGGCCCCCGACGGCTCGGCGGGGGCAGCGGGAGGCCTGTTCAACGCGCTGCGCCAGCTCGGCGCCACCCTGGGCGTCGCCGTCCTCGGCGCCTTCGTCACCGTCGCCATGCACCGGGGTGAGGGGCGCGCCGACCACGGCGTGGCAGAGGCCCTGCTGCTGGCCGCCGCGGTCTGCGCGGCGGCGGCGACCGTCGCGGTGGCGGGCCGGCGTGCGCGCCGGGAGGTCGCCGTCCCGGTCCTCGAACCGGTACGGCGCTGA
- a CDS encoding SpoIIE family protein phosphatase produces MHDDPPAKAGAWAPADAGAWAWSALLGGTTAGVAVLDTDLRYVYVNPALAAMNGVAAEAHIGRTISEIAPDVDVGVGTLREVLADGRTREIVATGQTRADSPHRMRVWRGTYHRLEGPQGEVRGLGAVVFEVSKEYEARAELERTRERLQLLDTAAVRIGRTLEVDRTCQELCDLLVEVIADVATVEVLAMHGTEGRRPPAGGMLRMRRAAMAAVPRLRESVQQFGVPGEHVDYQPGSAIPRCLETGRPMTYNVPGDAELRRSAPNPDRVAAFRAAGIHSALVVPLAARGEQLGTVTLIRAGSSPVFGEEDVAVAVALADRAAISMDNARRYSREHGIAVELQRALLATPGAPNARIDVATRYLPAGATDLVGGDWFDTMALPSGATLLAMGDVMGHGVEAAVEMSHYRSMLRVVAGHADPPDRILRRMDTLLAAAGIERPATCLLALADPLRGGIWFANAGHLPPAIITPDGRVRLLDVPPGPPLGAELRGRYEAVYVRWRAGDTLLLYTDGLIERRTEDIDVSLARLAGLELPHAAGPLEPLLARIVQRLAPAVAEDDVALLAARARPLSGGRL; encoded by the coding sequence ATGCACGACGACCCTCCGGCGAAGGCCGGTGCGTGGGCACCGGCGGACGCCGGTGCGTGGGCGTGGAGCGCGCTGCTGGGCGGCACGACCGCCGGCGTCGCCGTGCTGGACACCGACCTGCGCTATGTGTACGTCAACCCGGCGCTGGCCGCCATGAACGGCGTGGCCGCCGAGGCGCACATCGGGCGGACGATCTCCGAGATCGCCCCGGACGTGGACGTCGGCGTCGGCACCCTGCGCGAGGTGCTGGCGGACGGCCGCACCCGGGAGATCGTGGCGACCGGGCAGACCCGCGCGGACTCCCCGCACCGGATGCGCGTCTGGCGCGGCACCTACCACCGGCTGGAGGGCCCGCAGGGCGAGGTGCGCGGCCTGGGCGCGGTGGTCTTCGAGGTCAGCAAGGAGTACGAGGCCCGGGCGGAGCTGGAGCGGACCAGGGAGCGGCTGCAGCTGCTGGACACGGCGGCGGTGCGGATCGGCCGGACGCTGGAGGTGGACCGCACCTGCCAGGAGCTGTGCGACCTGCTGGTCGAGGTGATCGCCGACGTGGCCACCGTGGAGGTGCTGGCGATGCACGGCACCGAGGGCCGCCGCCCGCCGGCCGGCGGGATGCTGCGGATGCGCCGGGCGGCGATGGCGGCGGTGCCCCGGTTGCGGGAGTCGGTGCAGCAGTTCGGCGTGCCGGGCGAGCACGTCGACTACCAGCCGGGCTCGGCGATCCCGCGCTGCCTGGAGACGGGCAGGCCGATGACGTACAACGTGCCCGGCGACGCGGAACTGCGCAGGTCGGCGCCCAATCCGGACCGGGTGGCCGCCTTCCGCGCGGCGGGCATCCACTCGGCTCTGGTGGTGCCGCTGGCGGCGCGCGGGGAGCAGCTGGGCACGGTGACCCTGATCAGGGCCGGCTCCTCCCCGGTCTTCGGCGAGGAGGACGTCGCGGTGGCGGTGGCGCTCGCCGACCGCGCCGCGATCAGCATGGACAACGCCCGCCGCTACAGCCGCGAGCACGGCATCGCGGTGGAGCTGCAGCGGGCACTGCTGGCCACGCCCGGCGCCCCGAACGCGCGGATCGACGTCGCCACCCGCTACCTGCCGGCCGGGGCGACGGACCTGGTCGGCGGCGACTGGTTCGACACCATGGCCCTGCCCTCCGGGGCCACCCTGCTGGCGATGGGCGACGTGATGGGCCACGGCGTCGAAGCGGCCGTGGAGATGAGCCACTACCGCTCGATGCTGCGGGTGGTCGCGGGCCACGCCGACCCGCCGGACCGGATCCTGCGCCGGATGGACACGCTGCTGGCCGCCGCGGGCATCGAGCGGCCCGCGACCTGCCTGCTGGCGCTGGCGGACCCCCTGCGCGGCGGCATCTGGTTCGCCAACGCCGGCCACCTGCCGCCCGCCATCATCACCCCGGACGGCCGGGTGCGGCTGCTGGACGTACCACCGGGCCCGCCGCTCGGCGCGGAGCTGCGGGGGCGGTACGAGGCGGTGTACGTACGCTGGCGGGCCGGCGACACCCTGCTGCTGTACACAGACGGCCTGATCGAGCGGCGCACCGAGGACATCGACGTCTCGCTGGCCAGGCTGGCCGGGCTGGAGCTGCCGCACGCGGCCGGCCCGCTGGAGCCGCTGCTCGCCCGTATCGTGCAGCGGCTCGCGCCCGCCGTCGCCGAGGACGACGTCGCGCTGCTGGCCGCCCGGGCCCGTCCGCTGTCCGGTGGCCGCTTGTAG